The following coding sequences lie in one Fusarium poae strain DAOMC 252244 chromosome 1, whole genome shotgun sequence genomic window:
- a CDS encoding hypothetical protein (BUSCO:54174at5125): MFRSTAQIQHISPVPSGTAVSNAVGMLHDHAFFIQCDPYMTKYEALPTPEPSPSIPDTLELKPVGQPKCYSVTDRVHTLPAGLWDSDVVSTYEFIDLENGVFVRTRGPMGLVLETVWEIEKTADGGSNIVENVTISCSRLMLGMIKSSCETGWKGVHGKMLERLESS, from the coding sequence ATGTTTCGATCAACTGCCCAGATACAGCATATATCGCCCGTTCCTTCAGGAACAGCAGTCTCTAACGCTGTCGGGATGCTTCATGACCATGCATTTTTTATACAATGCGATCCCTACATGACCAAATACGAGGCCCTACCGACGCCGGAGCCTTCTCCTTCGATCCCTGATACGCTTGAGCTCAAGCCTGTCGGGCAACCAAAATGTTATTCTGTGACAGACAGAGTTCACACACTGCCCGCAGGACTTTGGGATTCTGACGTGGTCAGCACATACGAATTCATTGACTTGGAAAATGGCGTCTTTGTGAGAACACGAGGCCCGATGGGCTTGGTTTTGGAGACTGTATGGGAGATTGAAAAGACTGCTGATGGTGGATCGAACATTGTTGAAAACGTCACCATTTCATGCTCTAGGCTCATGCTGGGCATGATCAAAAGCTCTTGTGAGACCGGCTGGAAGGGAGTCCATGGCAAGATGCTTGAGAGGTTGGAGAGTTCTTGA
- a CDS encoding hypothetical protein (BUSCO:6889at5125): MSSLQPRGPDSAVGKQKAIEDAKKMQKLVAEQCLKFGKDPPQYRLSELIGKGSFGRVYKATSLTSNQLVAVKIIDIEESDTVNPKLADTYSDLLKEINALQLLSDSGAKNINHVIDALPVGQSMWMITEYCAGGSVATLMKPTSPGGLQEKWIIPILREVAEAIYWVHGQGIIHRDIKCANILVTEEGNVQLCDFGVAGVIETKFDKRSTVIGTPHWMAPELFDNSTSYGTEVDIWAFGAMVFEIASGLPPSVAAGMMDFNRLGSYLKQHLPRLEGDRYSQSLKDLVAYCLVDDPKQRPTIEQIQRHRYIHNTQDAYPTSDLAHLVRGYKLWEAQGGVRKSLFSAGGAQGPSDLGLQLLDNDEWNFSTTAAFDQQVLQTGDAQAVFDVYGSNVDFRHDGFDDASRTQKPKGRRRPPPHLPSVKAPLEKLFDPNTISNYEDNSRAYYGRLFPPPAPDFQPSQPPASDLPLRNDSSQSPGVRESLIDLDMSLDGNNLSEFVDLNTIRAGDPRASTDYDFGDISYDKAPLSDPADMGNNRRTRDWKFPSMAAPPASANPEMFRFPFNDDEGPSTSRLIHPPTEPLQPSAQFDDLAVPSPGNNRVSTGSLIDLDMSLADPIPMGDYTRPSTSHSDVGSLAGSEIGGADPFQLEKHASLYVMPNTIREPSIYVSDDSEFATAVADLSLNDPQMNYQQTQVPLYQQPPVQSQSPPINGITLTERPYSLSEFADTDPESFAPNTLAAPELALQPPPLQPLPDLPSARNDYPRSFQQQSFLPPAPTAPAPMVLEGQGTSEDVKEELRRLAMSLSDHLSHANACLSGLPLRRASTTRIEPVEPPL; the protein is encoded by the coding sequence ATGTCGTCGCTTCAACCTAGAGGACCCGACTCTGCAGTCGGCAAGCAAAAGGCAATTGAAGATGCAAAGAAAATGCAAAAGCTCGTCGCCGAGCAGTGTTTAAAATTCGGAAAGGATCCTCCCCAGTATCGCCTTTCAGAACTCATTGGCAAGGGCAGTTTCGGTCGTGTATACAAGGCCACCTCTCTAACATCAAACCAACTTGTTGCCGTCAAGATTATCGACATTGAAGAGAGTGATACTGTCAACCCCAAGCTTGCCGATACGTACAGCGATTTACTCAAAGAGATTAACGCCTTGCAACTTCTTAGTGACAGCGGCGCTAAGAATATTAACCATGTTATCGACGCTCTTCCTGTTGGTCAATCCATGTGGATGATTACAGAATATTGCGCTGGGGGTAGTGTCGCTACTCTCATGAAACCAACTTCACCAGGCGGTCTCCAGGAGAAATGGATTATTCCCATCTTGCGCGAGGTGGCAGAGGCCATTTACTGGGTCCACGGCCAAGGCATTATTCACAGAGATATCAAATGTGCCAATATCCTGGTTACTGAAGAAGGAAACGTACAGCTTTGCGATTTTGGAGTTGCTGGTGTTATCGAAACCAAATTCGACAAGCGTTCAACCGTCATTGGTACTCCTCATTGGATGGCCCCCGAGCTCTTCGACAATAGTACTTCCTACGGCACAGAAGTGGATATTTGGGCTTTTGGTGCCATGGTATTCGAGATTGCATCAGGCCTACCGCCAAGTGTGGCTGCAGGTATGATGGATTTCAACAGGCTAGGTTCATACCTCAAACAGCATCTCCCTCGCCTCGAAGGAGATCGGTATTCCCAGAGCCTGAAAGACCTCGTGGCGTATTGCTTGGTAGATGACCCTAAGCAACGTCCTACAATTGAACAAATTCAACGACACCGGTATATACACAACACTCAAGACGCGTATCCTACCTCGGACCTGGCGCACTTAGTTAGAGGCTACAAGTTGTGGGAGGCACAAGGTGGTGTTCGCAAgtctctcttctctgcagGAGGAGCACAGGGACCTTCTGACCTGGGTCTTCAACTCTTGGACAATGACGAGTGGAACTTCAGTACAACTGCTGCATTCGATCAGCAAGTCCTTCAAACCGGCGACGCTCAAGCCGTCTTTGATGTTTATGGTTCCAATGTTGACTTCAGACACGACGGTTTCGACGATGCTTCGCGCACTCAAAAGCCAAAAGGGCGTCGACGTCCACCacctcatcttccttctgTCAAAGCGCCCTTGGAAAAATTGTTTGACCCAAATACGATATCAAATTATGAGGATAACTCTCGAGCATACTATGGTCGTCTTTTCCCTCCGCCCGCTCCTGACTTTCAACCTTCTCAGCCTCCAGCATCAGATCTGCCTTTGCGAAACGATTCATCCCAGTCTCCAGGCGTGAGAGAATCCCTTATAGACCTCGACATGTCCCTTGACGGCAATAATCTCTCTGAGTTCGTCGATTTGAACACTATTCGGGCAGGCGACCCGAGAGCATCAACTGACTATGACTTTGGCGATATATCTTACGACAAGGCACCACTCAGCGACCCAGCAGATATGGGCAACAATCGTCGGACACGAGATTGGAAGTTTCCATCAATGGCCGCCCCGCCCGCTTCCGCGAATCCCGAGATGTTCAGATTTCCTTTCAACGATGATGAAGGACCAAGCACCAGTCGTCTTATTCACCCGCCCACAGAGCCGCTTCAGCCTTCAGCTCAGTTCGACGACCTTGCAGTGCCTTCACCTGGAAATAACAGAGTATCGACGGGCAGTCTCATTGATTTGGACATGAGTCTGGCGGACCCCATCCCTATGGGTGACTACACCAGACCATCAACCTCACACTCCGATGTGGGATCTCTGGCTGGCTCGGAAATAGGAGGAGCGGATCCCTTCCAGCTGGAAAAGCACGCTTCTCTTTATGTCATGCCCAACACTATAAGAGAACCATCCATCTACGTATCTGACGACTCTGAATTTGCGACTGCTGTTGCAGACCTCTCGCTCAACGACCCTCAGATGAACTACCAACAGACCCAGGTCCCGCTATACCAGCAACCACCAGTCCAATCGCAATCTCCTCCGATCAATGGAATTACACTAACTGAAAGACCATACTCCCTTAGCGAGTTCGCAGACACGGATCCTGAATCGTTTGCTCCTAATACACTGGCTGCCCCCGAACTTGCGCTGCAGCCTCCTCCACTTCAACCTCTACCAGATCTACCATCAGCACGGAATGACTATCCGCGCTCTTTTCAACAGCAATCTTTTCTGCCGCCTGCGCCTACGGCGCCTGCTCCGATGGTTTTGGAAGGACAGGGCACTTCAGAAGATGTCAAGGAAGAGCTTCGACGTTTGGCTATGAGCTTGAGTGACCATCTCAGCCATGCAAATGCGTGTTTGTCGGGTCTACCGCTTCGAAGAGCAAGTACGACCAGGATAGAACCGGTAGAACCACCATTGTAG
- a CDS encoding hypothetical protein (TransMembrane:6 (i87-106o126-148i169-188o820-839i851-873o893-915i)~BUSCO:9654at5125), with amino-acid sequence MDDLLTPVSTTYLKSRKEIEPLFTEVKTSSPQPEPRKTTTISTVDDAVDALKNQPDYDSLIAVLQFLTNTKPSSDNFSLSRPNPKSALIIHLLVSEIAPNYWTLLLEGSFDGVAQSAAVLPRDAELFVACIQSLTGLNAVLTQIRTLIQESRMGGKEEKRSDLSLNANVLLSVLSAVLGGHGAISAIWSASTKGIPDAALQRVQSQKLASILTNGQIVSTSAEALEIIGRDRERDENKWIADGLQYSRWIGNSIVSWIRSSPEESAMTFASELFQKSLSLHHSDTLIKTVIDGLLLSKGSSVQTFTKVALGQPRSSKKVIHILLHHLSRKYLNHLTLDDNSPDDNVSAVAGLLKELALNDQFRRDILIDWCASSSGAGLGDGVGIRRAVIAAISQDREAITSVLEKSFAQFGDELYIRHSAMLQQDVHTQILLLAAGYMHRISPMKLTLLMRVGTYMTTISNRIGATQSRAQFLGLVVGEALSSLIDDNKKRLDFKMEETDTEEAQQLKGLAKISDPAGPIDPILSNLEINPTPQKQKPAISSKPVQKKSRQKKPLIAETKPKAIIEEIDSSEEDEDLAPYSKDSDPEDSDDDATLVQHNKPKPPVYIRDLISYFRDSETYDKQLLALQNAPVLIRRKANYGTEVSFHADELAGLLVGIQDKFEIDNFQDLRVQGMAALVVSQPKTMAPWFARTFFEGDYSLYQRTSVLITLGLSARELAGFEVSQYESAAAFPSKRLPEKMEQLYIGSSNNDNNALPSSQLKALPANALDSISQSLTSDFLAPLAAEAADANTGPDVLKLQTFTARYKSKTKSKPRVRAIPNTTAALLATSFFSPLAAHFQVALRSAKPIILNHALLALYLQTLGIIVHAAGPSTLSLPQLTSELWDLLLGVRVHVLGDLGATKGWLVAMASLLEVNGGDLRRLCENQGREVMETRQWVSMVFERTRGEDGGEENDVKMLAAGVLIRLGEAIEKYQALLMGDMIGFQ; translated from the exons ATGGACGATCTTCTCACGCCTGTGAGCACCACCTATCTCAAATCACGAAAAGAGATAGAACCACTCTTTACAGAAGTAAAGACATCCTCTCCCCAGCCAGAACCAAGAAAAACCACTACCATATCAACAGTCGATGATGCTGTGGACGCTCTCAAAAATCAACCCGACTACGACAGTCTCATTGCAGTTTTACAGTTTCTGACAAACACCAAACCTTCATCCGACAACTTTTCTCTCTCAAGGCCTAATCCAAAGAGCGCATTGATCATACATTTACTCGTCTCTGAAATTGCGCCAaattattggactttattaCTTGAAGGAAGTTTCGATGGCGTTGCCCAGTCTGCAGCCGTGCTCCCTCGAGATGCTGAGTTATTTGTTGCCTGCATCCAAAGTCTAACCGGCCTCAATGCTGTTCTCACACAGATCAGAACTCTTATCCAGGAGTCACGGATGGGtgggaaagaagaaaagagatcCGATTTATCTCTAAATGCCAATGTTCTCTTGAGTGTGCTGTCTGCTGTTCTTGGCGGTCATGGAGCGATATCTGCGATCTGGAGTGCGTCAACAAAGGGCATCCCAGACGCTGCTCTCCAACGGGTTCAGTCTCAGAAGCTTGCATCAATCCTCACAAATGGTCAAATCGTATCAACTTCAGCCGAAGCTTTAGAAATCATCGGGCGTGATCGAGAAAGGGATGAAAACAAGTGGATTGCTGATGGACTACAGTACAGCAGATGGATAGGAAACAGTATTGTCTCATGGATCAGGTCATCTCCTGAAGAAAGCGCCATGACTTTTGCTTCCGAACTATTCCAGAAGTCTTTATCACTGCATCACTCAG ATACCCTTATCAAAACTGTTATTGATGgacttcttctttccaaagGAAGCTCAGTGCAGACGTTCACAAAAGTTGCCCTTGGTCAACCGCGGTCTTCTAAAAAAGTTATTCATATTTTACTGCACCACCTCTCGCGCAAATatttgaaccacctgactcTGGATGATAACTCTCCGGACGACAATGTTTCTGCAGTAGCTGGACTACTGAAGGAGCTGGCGTTGAACGACCAATTCAGAAGAGACATACTCATAGATTGGTGTGCATCTTCCTCAGGCGCAGGCCTTGGGGATGGAGTTGGTATCCGCCGTGCTGTAATAGCTGCGATATCTCAAGACAGAGAAGCAATTACATCTGTACTGGAAAAGAGCTTTGCGCAGTTTGGAGATGAGTTGTATATCAGACATTCAGCCATGCTGCAGCAGGATG TGCACACCCAAATCCTGCTCTTGGCAGCTGGCTATATGCATAGAATATCCCCCATGAAGCTAACCTTACTTATGCGGGTTGGCACATATATGACTACGATTTCTAACCGTATCGGCGCGACTCAATCAAGAGCTCAGTTCCTCGGTCTTGTCGTGGGTGAAGCACTCTCTTCTCTCATCGATGATAACAAGAAGAGACTAGACTTCAAGATGGAGGAGACAGATACAGAGGAAGCACAGCAGTTAAAGGGACTCGCAAAGATCTCTGATCCAGCTGGGCCAATCGACCCTATCCTATCAAATCTCGAAATTAACCCAACGCCCCAGAAACAGAAACCTGCAATATCTAGCAAACCTGTCCAGAAGAAATCCAGGCAAAAGAAGCCTCTCATCGCAGAGACCAAGCCAAAGGCCATCATCGAAGAAATCGATTCTtcagaggaggatgaggatctTGCTCCATATTCAAAAGACTCAGACCCTGAAGATTCTGACGACGACGCCACTCTGGTACAACACAACAAACCCAAACCTCCGGTTTACATTAGAGACCTCATTTCATACTTCAGAGACTCTGAAACCTATGACAAGCAGTTGCTTGCTCTCCAAAATGCCCCCGTCCTCATCCGACGCAAGGCCAACTATGGCACAGAAGTCAGTTTCCATGCCGATGAGTTGGCCGGCCTTTTGGTGGGTATTCAAGATAAGTTCGAGATTGACAATTTTCAAGACTTGCGAGTGCAAGGCATGGCAGCACTGGTGGTCTCCCAGCCCAAGACAATGGCCCCTTGGTTTGCACGCACTTTCTTCGAGGGCGATTACTCCCTCTACCAGCGAACTTCAGTTCTTATTACACTGGGCTTATCAGCTCGAGAACTGGCTGGCTTTGAGGTTTCACAATACGAGTCGGCTGCTGCCTTTCCATCAAAGCGACTCCCTGAAAAGATGGAGCAACTGTATATTGGCTCCTCAAACAATGACAATAACGCACTGCCCTCTTCTCAACTGAAAGCACTTCCAGCAAATGCCCTTGACAGTATTTCACAGTCACTTACATCGGACTTTCTCGCTCCGCTGGCTGCAGAGGCTGCCGATGCAAACACCGGGCCTGATGTTCTAAAGCTTCAGACCTTCACCGCACGCTACAAATCCAAGACCAAGTCTAAACCTCGCGTGCGTGCTATCCCTAATACAACAGCTGCCCTCCTGGCTACATCTTTCTTCTCGCCGCTTGCCGCCCATTTCCAAGTTGCTCTTCGCTCTGCGAAACCCATCATTCTCAACCATGCGCTTTTGGCACTTTATTTGCAAACTCTGGGTATCATAGTTCATGCCGCAGGACCCTCGACACTTTCTCTACCACAGCTTACATCTGAACTGTGGGATTTACTGCTCGGCGTTCGTGTGCACGTCTTGGGTGATCTTGGTGCTACGAAAGGCTGGTTGGTTGCCATGGCTTCACTTCTCGAAGTAAACGGCGGGGACTTGAGACGGCTTTGCGAGAACCAGGGAAGAGAAGTGATGGAGACAAGACAGTGGGTTTCAATGGTGTTCGAGAGGACACGGGGAGAGGATGGAGGAGAAGAGAATGATGTCAAGATGCTAGCAGCGGGTGTACTCATCAGGCTTGGAGAGGCTATTGAAAAGTACCAAGCTTTACTTATGGGAGACATGATCGGATTTCAGTAG
- a CDS encoding hypothetical protein (BUSCO:21412at5125) → MSCDVQTPAGDHQKTRWKYLDQIRNNAGPYTDPDAIAPESLDRFETMKLLVIGAGGLGCEILKNLAMSGFKNIHVIDMDTIDISNLNRQFLFRKDDVGKYKAEVAAEFVQKRVKGVTITAHNNRIQDFDEEFYKQFQLVICGLDSIEARRWINSMLVAIAEEGEDADALKPLIDGGTEGFKGQARVILPSMTSCIECQLDMHAPRAAVPLCTIASIPRQPEHCVEWAHVIAWEQEKPFPKLDKDDPEHVTWLFQKALTRAQEFDIPGVTYSLTQGTIKNIIPAIASTNAIIAAACCNEAFKIATSSAPCLGFETNYMMYSGNDSIYTYTFKHEKKDDCPVCGRQSRPLEVDPKATLQELIESFAVRPEAQLKKPSIRAEGQTLYMQSPQSLEEQTRPNLAKTLNELKLEDGQQVVVTDPAFPVEFNFYFKFKTAS, encoded by the exons ATGAGTTGCGACGTTCAAACACCAGCTGGTGATCACCAGAAAACGCGATG GAAATATCTCGACCAGATCCGTAACAATGCCGGTCCTTATACAGATCCTGATGCCATTGCACCCGAATCACTCGATCGATTCGAAACAATGAAACTTCT TGTCAT TGGTGCAGGTGGTCTAGGATGCGAAATTTTGAAGAACCTTGCTATGTCAGGATTCAAGAACATTCATGTGATAGATATGG ATACAATTGACATCTCCAATCTTAACCGACAGTTCCTTTTCAGAAAGGACGACGTTGGAAAATACAAAGCAGAGGTCGCTGCTGAATTCGTTCAAAAGAGGGTAAAGGGCGTCACCATCACGGCACACAACAATCGCATTCAAGACTTCGATGAGGAGTTCTATAAGCAGTTTCAGCTTGTCATCTGTGGTCTCGACAGCATTGAAGCCCGCCGCTGGATCAATTCCATGCTCGTCGCCATTGCCGAAGAAGGCGAGGACGCCGATGCCTTGAAGCCCTTGATTGACGGCGGTACTGAAGGGTTCAAAGGTCAAGCACGAGTTATCCTGCCCAGCATGACCTCGTGTATTGAGTGCCAACTCGATATGCACGCCCCCCGTGCCGCTGTTCCGCTATGCACCATTGCCTCAATCCCTCGACAGCCCGAGCATTGCGTCGAGTGGGCTCACGTTATTGCTTGGGAGCAAGAGAAGCCATTCCCAAAACTAGATAAGGATGATCCAGAACACGTCACTTGGCTGTTCCAAAAGGCCCTCACTCGTGCCCAGGAATTCGACATTCCTGGTGTTACTTACTCCTTGACACAAGGAACTATCAAAAACATCATCCCAGCCATCGCTTCTACCAATGCCATCATCGCTGCCGCATGTTGCAACGAAGCTTTCAAGATAGCAACAAGCTCGGCACCGTGCCTTGGGTTCGAAACAAATTACATGATGTACTCGGGTAACGACAGCATCTATACATACACCTTTAAgcacgagaagaaggacgattGTCCTGTATGTGGACGCCAATCTCGCCCCCTTGAGGTAGATCCCAAGGCCACACTACAAGAGTTGATCGAGTCATTCGCCGTTCGACCCGAAGCTCAGCTTAAGAAACCCTCGATCCGTGCCGAAGGACAGACCCTGTACATGCAGTCTCCCCAAAGTTTGGAAGAACAGACGCGTCCAAACTTGGCCAAGACACTCAACGAGCTTAAGCTCGAAGACGGACAGCAGGTTGTCGTTACCGATCCTGCATTCCCCGTTGAATTCAACTTTTACTTCAAATTCAAGACAGCTTCCTGA
- a CDS encoding hypothetical protein (BUSCO:28824at5125), with protein MAPTQQAAWRNAPTTEDLARRQTVGINKETVTNISSTDYPGHHPGEDLEYTLDRFRDAFSVNFHQNDQFLSSFSLVGIDASLANAFRRILLSEIPTLAIENVYIENNTSVIQDEVLAHRLGLIPFKGGREGLHNFLKWHKKPEAGEDPYAGCFDWNTVRLELNVTCTVNKDASPAENDPLKAYHNAHVYARDIVFVPTGRQAEYFSGENAIVPTNPDILIAKLRPRQTINLAMHMHKGIGSDHAKFSPVATASYRILPTITITQPILGADAEKFAKCFPKGVIGLEKVTAEDAAKTGSGYEGHEGETKAVVVNAMKDTVSREALRHEEFQGKVKLGRRRDHFIFSIESTGQWDSDELFLESVKHLKLKCKKLEQQVINMAR; from the exons ATGGCTCCCACACAACAAGCTGCGTGGAGGAACGCTCCTACCACAGAGGATCTTGCGCGCCGTCAG ACTGTTGGTATTAACAAGGAAACTGTCACAAACATTTCCTCCACCGATTACCCCGGACACCACCCCGGCGAGGATCTTGAATACACTCTTGATCGTTTCCGAGATGCCTTCTCAGTGAACTTTCACCAGAACGACCAGTtcctctcctccttctcactCGTCGGGATCGACGCTTCGCTCGCAAACGCTTTCCGCCGTATTCTCCTCTCCGAGATCCCTACCCTCGCTATCGAGAACGTCTACATCGAGAACAACACCTCCGTTATCCAGGACGAGGTTCTCGCCCATAGACTTGGTCTTATTCCCTTTAAGGGTGGCCGCGAGGGTCTGCACAACTTCCTCAAGTGGCACAAGAAGCCAGAGGCTGGTGAGGATCCCTACGCCGGCTGCTTCGACTGGAACACGGTCCGCCTCGAGCTCAATGTGACATGTACTGTCAACAAGGACGCTTCGCCTGCCGAGAACGACCCTCTCAAGGCGTACCACAATGCCCACGTTTATGCGCGCGACATTGTCTTTGTGCCCACCGGCAGACAGGCCGAGTACTTTAGCGGCGAGAACGCCATTGTGCCTACGAACCCCGATATCTTGATTGCCAAGCTACGACCCCGACAGACCATCAACCTCGCCATGCACATGCACAAGGGCATTGGATCCGACCACGCCAAGTTCTCCCCGGTTGCGACAGCCTCTTACCGTATCCTACCAACCATTACGATCACTCAGCCTATCCTCGGAGCTGACGCTGAGAAGTTTGCCAAGTGTTTCCCCAAGGGTGTCATTGGGCTTGAGAAGGTTACAGCCGAGGATGCCGCAAAGACTGGTAGCGGTTACGAGGGTCACGAGGGCGAGACCAAGGCGGTGGTCGTTAACGCCATGAAGGATACGGTCAGCCGAGAGGCTCTCCGCCACGAAGAGTTCCAAGGAAAGGTGAAGCTTGGCCGAAGACGAGATCACTTTATCTTCTCCATCGAGAGCACGGGGCAGTGGGACAGCGATGAGCTCTTCCTCGAGTCAGTTAAGCATCTGAAGCTCAAGTGTAAGAAACTTGAGCAGCAAGTTATCAACATGGCGCGGTAA